One Streptosporangium becharense genomic window, GGACGTCAAACCCGACTCGGTGACCTTCACCCTCCGCAAGGACGTCACCTGCTCCGACGGCTCCAAGCTCACCCCGGCCGACGTGGCCGCCAACATCGACCACATCACCGACCCGGCCGCCAAGTCGCCGATCAACGGCGTGCTGGTGCCGGCCGGAATGAAGGCCGAGGCGGACGACGCCGCCGGGACGGTGACGCTCTCCACCCCCAAGCCCTTCAGCTTCATCCTGGAGAGCACGCCGATCATCTTCATCGTCTGCGGCAAGGGGCTCAAGGACCGCTCGGCGCTGGCCCGCGGCACCTCGGGCTCCGGCCCCTACACGCTCACCGAGGCGGTTCCCGGCGACCACTACACCTTCCGGGTCCGCGAGGACTACGCCTGGGGGCCGGGCGGCGCCACCACGAAGGCACCGGGCCAGCCCGCCACGGTCGTGCTGAAGGTCGTGCCGAACGAGCAGACCGCCGCCAACCTGCTGGTCTCCGGCGACCTCAACGGCGCGATGGTCCAGGGCAGCGATCGTGCCCGGCTGGAGGCCATGCCGGGTATCGGCAAGTCGATCCAGTCCGCGGGCAACGGGCAGTTCTTCTACCACCAGGGCGATGACCGCCCCGCCAAGGACCCGGCGGTGCGCAAGGCGCTCACCCAGGCGATCAACCTGACCGAGCTCGCCGGGATCGCCTCCGGCGGCACCGGCCGGCCGGCCACCGGGCTGGTGCTGGAGCCGCGGCCGTGCCGGGGCGACACGGTCACCGGTCACCTCCCGGCGTTCGACCCGGCCGCGGCGGCGGCCGCGCTGGACGCCGCCGGCTGGAAGGCCGGCGCGGACGGCGTCCGTGCCAAGGACGGGCGGAAGCTGACGCTGCGCCTGCTCTACGGCACCACCAGAGGCGCGGG contains:
- a CDS encoding ABC transporter substrate-binding protein gives rise to the protein MKHTGSAAVLGALSLLATACGGAAESPSGGSAAGGTFTYALRADPGVLDPAMGALSVTNTVLSLAYDTLTNVGPDGKIIPGLAEKWDVKPDSVTFTLRKDVTCSDGSKLTPADVAANIDHITDPAAKSPINGVLVPAGMKAEADDAAGTVTLSTPKPFSFILESTPIIFIVCGKGLKDRSALARGTSGSGPYTLTEAVPGDHYTFRVREDYAWGPGGATTKAPGQPATVVLKVVPNEQTAANLLVSGDLNGAMVQGSDRARLEAMPGIGKSIQSAGNGQFFYHQGDDRPAKDPAVRKALTQAINLTELAGIASGGTGRPATGLVLEPRPCRGDTVTGHLPAFDPAAAAAALDAAGWKAGADGVRAKDGRKLTLRLLYGTTRGAGVQAAAEYLAAAWKKAGADVTLNGVIDTKLSESLATAQDWDVAWLPIGVTLPTQLVAFLSGPAAPKGSNFAHLTNTRYEELVTEAVTKPGADGCKLWLEAESALFENADLVPVVENTTLVASRNATFQMQAELFSPTSFRMTEAG